TCTCCGCAAGGACTTCCCCATCGGCGAGACGCCCACGATGTTCCGGGAAGGCCGCTTCCTCGATCCGGGCGCCTTCCGCGCGGGTCTGACGGGGCGTGAGGCGGGGCTCAGCAAGTACCGCGGCGAGTTGCGGCGCGGCCAGGGCGAGGACCGCCTGCCGCCCGTCATGCCGGATGGAGGGCCGAAATGACCATCAAGGACCGTGACGTGAACTCCGGCACCCTCCCCCGCACCCAGATGACGCCCGACCACCAGGAGTCCACGAGCGCCGAGCGCTTGCAGGGACAGACGGGCGCCCTCCTCCACACCGAGGTCATGAGCCTGAACGTGGGGCCGCAGCACCCCTCCACGCACGGCGTCCTGCGGCTGGTGGTGGACATGGACGGCGAGTACGTGGTCAAGGTCACACCGCACATGGGCTACCTGCACACCGGCTTCGAGAAGACCTTCGAGCACCGCACCTACCAGCAGGGCGTCACCTACGCGCCGCGCACCGACTACCTCCACTGCTTCGGGCACGAACTCGCCTACGTGCTGAGTGCCGAAAAGCTGCTGGGGGCCGAGGTGCCCGAGCGGGCGACTACCGTGCGCGTGATCCTGCACGAACTCGGGCGCATCCACTCGCACCTCGTCTTCGTGGGGACGGGGCTGCTCGACCTCGGGGCGCTGACGCCCTTCTTCTACGCCTTCCGGGAGAAGGAGGCGCTTCAGGACCTGTTCGAGGCCGCGACCGGCTACCGCATGAACCAGGGCTACTTCCGGGTGGGCGGCCTGAGCCGTGACATCCCAGAGGACTGGCCTGCCCGCGTCGCCGCCTTCCTCGAAACCTTCGAGAAGGGCGTGGACGAGTACGAGACGCTGTTCGCCAAGAACCCGATCTTCCTCGACCGGGCGACGGGCGTGGGCGTCATTCCGCGCGACGTGGCGATTGACCTGGGGCTGACCGGGCCGAACCTGCGGGCCAGCGGCGTGGCCCTCGACCACCGCAAGGCGAACCCGTACTGCGGCTACGAGACCTACGACTTCGACGTGCCCGTCAGCCAAGCGGGGGACAGCCTCGCCCGCTTCCAACTGCGGCTGATGGAGTTCCGCGAGAGCGCGAAGATCGTGCGGCAGGCCCTCAAGCGCCTCACCCCCGGTCCCGTCAAGGACCCCAACCGCAAAATCAGCCTTCCGCCCCGGCACGAGCTGGAGACGAGCATGGAGGCGGTCATCCACCACTTCAAGCTCGTGACCGAGGGCTTCCACCCCCCGGTCGGCGAGGTGTACGTGCCCGTCGAGACGGCGCGCGGCGAGGTCGGCTACTACATCGTCTCGGACGGCGGCTCGATGCCCTACCGGGTGAAGATTCGCGCGCCGAGCTTCGTGAACCTCCAGGCCCTCGAATACGCCTGCGTGGGCGGCCAGTTCGCCGACCTCATCACCATCCTGGCGACGATTGACCCGGTGCTGGGGGATGTGGATAGGTAGGAATCGACTCTTTGGTATTAAGTATCCGGATTCAATCAGACGAACTGATGGAAGCATAATTCTGGAGCATCTCAATCCTATTTGAACACGGCGATTCATCCCATAATAGTTACGCGGCTATTACACTTGTAAGGAGTCAACATGTCAAGTGAAGCACTTGTTAGTCTTGCAGTTGATCGCGCTATCGCTTGGATCACCCTCAACCGCCCAGAGGCACGGAACGCCTTCAGCCGTGACATGCTCCACCAGCTCTCCAGCCATCTTGATCAGGTTCGAGAGGACAACCACGTTCAAGCCGTCATCCTAACGGGAACGGGTGAGCAAGCTTTCTCTGCCGGAGCTGACATTCGCATCTTGAACAGTTCGACGCCCCTAGAGGTGCGCGAGTTCGCTCGCCTCGCGGTACAAGTGACGAACAAAATTGAGGGTTTGGGCAAGACTGTTATTGCAGCGCTCAACGGCCACGCGCTGGGCGGCGGCCTTGAGATTGCTGAGGCGTGCACCCTGCGAATCGCTGTCCCGCACGCCCAACTTGGTCATCCCGAAGTGCGAATTGGGGCACTGGCAGGCTGGGGGGGCACAACCCGCCTTTCGCGGTTGATCGGTCGTGGCCGGGCGGCTGAACTGCTGTTGACGGGTGAAACCATCTCCGCTGAACAAGCCTGCCTCTGGGGGTTGGTCAACAGGGTCGTTCCCCAGAAGGACCTGCTGGACACCGCCTACGCCATCGCCAGCACCATCCTTAAGCAGTCGCCGGTGGCCGTCCGCCTGACGTGGGAAGCGCTCCACCGAGGCGCAGACCTGAGTCTTGAAGAATCCGCCCGACTTGGCGCTGATTACTTTGGGCTGGTCGCCGCCACGGAGGACTTTAAAGTTGGAACACAGGCGTTTCTAAACAAGGTCGAGCCGGAGTTTTCGGGTCGTTAGTCGGAACCACCGGAATAGATTGACACTTGTAAAGTGGATCGGAGAGATGACAGAGAAACTCGTAGGATCACAGCTCATTTGGCTTGAACAAATAGTCCTGTTAGAGCAAGGAAGTTAAATGTCCTACTTCGCAGACAAACAACCTCTCGTCGCTGACATCTTCAGCCGCTACCCAGCTTCTCCCCAGGGCCGACGCTCGGCGCTGATGCCGCTGTTGCGTGAGGTGCAGAACGCCTTCGGGTACGTGTCGGAGACGCACGCGGCGGAGATCGCCTCTCTGTGCGGCACGACGGCGACCGAGGTGCGGAGCGTGATGAGCTTCTATTCGACGTATCACACGGTGCCGACCGGCAAGTACCACCTCCAGGTCTGCTCGACGCTGATGTGCGCGCTGGCGGGAAGCGACGAGCTGTGGGACCACCTCGTCTCCACGCTGGACGTGCAGCCGGGCGAGGTCACAGGTGACGGGCGCTTCAGCGTGCAGAAGGTGGAGTGCCTGGGAAGCTGCGGCACCGCGCCCGTCGTGCAGATCGGCGACGAGGGCTACTACGAGAACGTGACCCGCGCCAAGTGCGACCGACTCATCAAGGCGATGCGCGCCGACATCCCGCCCCCGCCCGACAACCCCGTGCCCGTCACCGTGCGGGAGGACGGGCGGCAGATGACGGCGAAGGGCGAGCGCGTCGGGGCCAGCATCCACGACCTCGCACCCTTGACCGGAAGTGAAGCATGACGATTGCCGAACCCGCCCCCAAACCCATCACCAGCGGCAAGGACCCCCGCTTCGCCCCCACCCTCTACGCGCACGTCGGGCAGCAGGGAAGCTGGACGCTCGACTACTACCGCCAGCATGGGGGGTACGAGGCCGTCAAGCGTGCCTTTGCGATGGGTCCTGATGCCGTCATCGACGAGGTGAAGAAGTCCGGCCTGCGCGGGCGCGGCGGGGCAGGCTTCGCCACCGGCCTGAAGTGGTCCTTCATGCCCCTCAAGGACGGCAAGCAGCACTACATCATCTGCAACGCCGACGAGTCCGAGCCGGGTTCGTTCAAGGACCGCTACCTGCTGTCGGAGGACCCGCACCAACTCATCGAGGGAATGCTGATCGGCGGGTATGCCATGCGCGCCTCCGTCGGCTACATCTACATTCGCGGCGAGTACGTCCACGCCGCCGAGCGCGTCTGGGCCGCCATCCACGAGGCGCGGGCGGCGGGGCTGCTGGGCAAGAACATTCTGGGCAGCGGCTTCGACTTCGACCTGCAACTGCACCGGGGGGCCGGGGCGTACATCTGCGGC
This genomic interval from Deinococcus planocerae contains the following:
- the nuoD gene encoding NADH dehydrogenase (quinone) subunit D gives rise to the protein MTPDHQESTSAERLQGQTGALLHTEVMSLNVGPQHPSTHGVLRLVVDMDGEYVVKVTPHMGYLHTGFEKTFEHRTYQQGVTYAPRTDYLHCFGHELAYVLSAEKLLGAEVPERATTVRVILHELGRIHSHLVFVGTGLLDLGALTPFFYAFREKEALQDLFEAATGYRMNQGYFRVGGLSRDIPEDWPARVAAFLETFEKGVDEYETLFAKNPIFLDRATGVGVIPRDVAIDLGLTGPNLRASGVALDHRKANPYCGYETYDFDVPVSQAGDSLARFQLRLMEFRESAKIVRQALKRLTPGPVKDPNRKISLPPRHELETSMEAVIHHFKLVTEGFHPPVGEVYVPVETARGEVGYYIVSDGGSMPYRVKIRAPSFVNLQALEYACVGGQFADLITILATIDPVLGDVDR
- a CDS encoding enoyl-CoA hydratase/isomerase family protein; translated protein: MSSEALVSLAVDRAIAWITLNRPEARNAFSRDMLHQLSSHLDQVREDNHVQAVILTGTGEQAFSAGADIRILNSSTPLEVREFARLAVQVTNKIEGLGKTVIAALNGHALGGGLEIAEACTLRIAVPHAQLGHPEVRIGALAGWGGTTRLSRLIGRGRAAELLLTGETISAEQACLWGLVNRVVPQKDLLDTAYAIASTILKQSPVAVRLTWEALHRGADLSLEESARLGADYFGLVAATEDFKVGTQAFLNKVEPEFSGR
- the nuoE gene encoding NADH-quinone oxidoreductase subunit NuoE — its product is MSYFADKQPLVADIFSRYPASPQGRRSALMPLLREVQNAFGYVSETHAAEIASLCGTTATEVRSVMSFYSTYHTVPTGKYHLQVCSTLMCALAGSDELWDHLVSTLDVQPGEVTGDGRFSVQKVECLGSCGTAPVVQIGDEGYYENVTRAKCDRLIKAMRADIPPPPDNPVPVTVREDGRQMTAKGERVGASIHDLAPLTGSEA